From the Halichoerus grypus chromosome 3, mHalGry1.hap1.1, whole genome shotgun sequence genome, one window contains:
- the ADH5 gene encoding alcohol dehydrogenase class-3 encodes MAAQVIKCKAAVAWEAGKPLSIEEVEVAPPKSHEVRIKIIATAVCHTDAYTLSGADPEGSFPVILGHEGAGIVESVGEGVTKLKAGDTVVPLYIPQCGECKFCLNPKTNLCQKIRVTQGKGLMPDGTSRFTCKGKTIFHYMGTSTFSEYTVVADISVAKIDPLAPLDKVCLLGCGISTGYGAAVNTAKVEPGSICAIFGLGGVGLAAIMGCKVAGASRIIGVDINKDKFARAKEFGASECINPQDFSKPIQEVLIEMTDGGVDYSFECTGNVKVMRAALEACHKGWGVSVIVGVAASGEEIATRPFQLVTGRTWKGTAFGGWKSVESVPKLVSEYMSKKIKVDEFVTHNLSFDQINKAFELMHSGKSIRTVVKL; translated from the exons ATGGCGGCGCAG GTTATCAAGTGCAAGGCTGCAGTTGCCTGGGAGGCAGGAAAGCCTCTCTCTATAGAGGAGGTGGAGGTGGCACCCCCAAAGTCTCATGAAGTTCGAATTAAG ATTATTGCTACCGCAGTTTGCCACACCGATGCCTATACCCTGAGTGGGGCTGATCCTGAAGGGAGTTTTCCAGTGATCCTGGGACATGAAGGTGCTGGAATTGTGGAAAGTGTTGGCGAAGGAGTTACTAAGCTGAAGGCAG GTGATACTGTCGTCCCACTTTACATCCCACAGTGTGGAGAATGCAAATTTTGTCTAAACCCTAAAACAAACCTTTGCCAGAAGATAAG agttACTCAGGGAAAAGGATTAATGCCAGATGGTACTAGCAGATTTACTTGCAAAGGAAAGACAATTTTCCATTACATGGGAACCAGCACATTTTCTGAATACACAGTTGTGGCTGATATCTCTGTTGCTAAAATTGATCCTTTAGCACCTTTGGATAAAGTCTGCCTTCTGGGTTGTGGCATTTCAACTGGTTATGGTGCTGCTGTGAACACAGCCAAG GTGGAGCCTGGCTCTATTTGTGCCATCTTTGGCCTAGGAGGAGTTGGACTGGCGGCTATCATGGGCTGTAAGGTGGCTGGTGCATCCCGGATCATTGGTGTGGACATCAATAAAGATAAATTTGCAAGGGCCAAGGAGTTTGGAGCCTCTGAATGTATTAACCCCCAGGACTTCAGTAAACCCATCCAGGAAGTGCTCATTGAAATGACTGACGGGGGAGTGGACTATTCCTTCGAGTGTACTGGTAACGTGAAAGTCATG AGAGCCGCGCTGGAGGCCTGCCACAAAGGCTGGGGCGTCAGCGTCATAGTCGGGGTCGCTGCCTCAGGTGAAGAAATCGCCACTCGCCCATTTCAGCTGGTAACAGGCCGCACGTGGAAAGGCACTGCCTTTGGAG GATGGAAGAGTGTGGAAAGTGTCCCGAAGTTGGTGTCTGAATATATGTCCAAAAAGATAAAGGTTGATGAATTTGTGACTCATAATCTGTCTTTTGACCAAATTAACAAAGCCTTTGAACTGATGCATTCAGGCAAGAG CATTCGAACTGTTGTAAAGCTTTAA